One genomic region from Anabaena sp. PCC 7108 encodes:
- a CDS encoding nuclear transport factor 2 family protein, whose translation MDLQQLTALENIRQAKARYCRFIDLKQWDDFKNLFTPTVHLTFHGVEGELLYQFTDLQSFIDQTATTLSGSQTIHQVHNSEIQLTSETTARAIWSMEDWIIYPKDVKGLFKTLHGFGHYYETLELREGCWLTTTLSLKRTILTIT comes from the coding sequence ATGGATCTTCAACAACTCACGGCGCTGGAAAATATTCGTCAGGCCAAAGCACGCTATTGCCGATTCATCGATCTCAAGCAGTGGGACGATTTCAAAAACTTATTTACGCCGACGGTGCATCTTACTTTTCATGGCGTTGAAGGAGAGCTGTTATACCAATTTACAGACCTTCAAAGTTTCATCGACCAAACAGCAACCACGTTAAGCGGATCTCAGACCATCCATCAGGTTCATAACTCTGAAATTCAATTGACTTCGGAAACGACAGCGCGGGCGATCTGGTCGATGGAGGACTGGATCATTTATCCCAAAGATGTAAAAGGGCTTTTCAAAACGCTTCATGGCTTCGGACATTATTACGAAACGCTGGAATTGAGAGAGGGCTGCTGGCTCACTACGAC